One stretch of Rhizoctonia solani chromosome 8, complete sequence DNA includes these proteins:
- a CDS encoding unc-like protein, whose product MSDLTSQLQQLTARLESSAPILSSDESKLLFNSFLPLSPTESKSLAYIALAKLCSSVRDASPASDNTSDPIMPMFTTELDHRLSSTKADSVTSALGLLYALFQVDPAAATALFSLPETVSSLEDIPEIFSDATSPVIKPFASLLAQAASNSSCRNLINERGRSWLMMQARQTRDPKLQASAAVALTKLARGIPVSSLESQVQDAQDAQDVVSTQREEQALLKLMSGLVISGPNDTKATDDASSVVDSIEGLTHLSASPEHKNDIAKNTPLLKKMFALVPVASASAKASAQLKNNFDESAMFHRDNSVLLFGIASIVSNLVSYRPPRSKEERAIEQLRRTATPGAKRNTLPVAVDDPADADSAVAARARLVIQAGVLPALSALAQSTSIGVRRATGSVYLGLVTEQTNRGKVIQGGGIKALLHIAQRATYDRPPNAPDVLTPHDLLPLQALAKLTITHPPNLLFGNSPRSAIGPLSTLLSHSDATTLQQFEALMALTNIAGVDPEGVLKPVGARRIEELMLDEHKMLRRAAVELLCNLVGSDEIWKRYTGEGEEDNQAGKAVQSRLHVLMALSDVEDLPTRRAASGALAMLTSSSSVVDSLLELERGPSRLMKVVRELVYPNDDQDSEDEGEEEPMEHDASLTLRGATIACNVLTRAPSHFKQDLVDASQETGLLGALLQTVQTGDDASKRPAAEALVWIGRAQGQIPSI is encoded by the exons ATGTCCGATCTAACTTCGCAACTCCAACAACTCACTGCACGGCTGGAGAGTTCAGCCCCCATCTTGAGTTCTGATGAGAGTAAACTCCTCTTTAATAGCTTTCTTCCTTTATCGCCTACAGAATCTAAATCGCTGGCTTATATAGCCCTCGCGAAGCTATGTTCTTCTGTCCGGGACGCATCTCCAGCATCCGATAACACTTCTGACCCAATCATGCCTATGTTTACCACGGAATTGGATCACCGTCTGAGCAGTACAAAAGCCGATTCTGTAACCTCTGCCCTTGGACTTCTCTACGCACTATTCCAGGTAGACCCGGCTGCTGCTACAGCACTGTTCTCTCTCCCGGAAACGGTATCCTCACTTGAAGATATAccggagattttctcagatGCTACTTCACCTGTTATCAAACCTTTTGCTAGTCTACTTGCCCAGGCTGCCAGTAATTCTTCATGCCGTAACCTGATAAATGAGCGTGGAAGATCGTGGTTGATGATGCAGGCTCGACAAACTCGTGATCCTAAGCTGCAAGCCTCAGCTGCGGTTGCGTTAACGAAACTTGCTCGCGGTATCCCCGTGTCATCCTTAGAATCTCAGGTTCAAGATGCTCAAGATGCTCAAGACGTTGTTAGCACACAAAGGGAGGAGCAAGCATTATTGAAACTTATGTCTGGCCTCGTGATATCTGGGCCGAATGACACAAAAGCAACCGACGACGCGTCTTCGGTAGTCGACTCAATCGAAGGCCTTACACACCTCTCGGCTTCGCCAGAGCACAAGAACGATATTGCCAAAAACACACCATTATTAAAGAAAATGTTTGCTCTTGTCCCAGTGGCGTCGGCGTCGGCTAAAGCTTCCGCACAGCTCAAGAATAACTTCGATGAATCTGCTATGTTCCATCGCGATAATTCTGTTCTCCTATTTGGAATTGCGTCTATTGTTAGCAATCTTGTATCATATCGTCCGCCACGTTCTAAAGAGGAACGTGCAATTGAACAACTTCGGCGGACTGCGACTCCTGGGGCGAAACGTAACACACTCCCAGTTGCTGTGGATGATCCGGCCGATGCAGACTCCGCGGTGGCCGCTCGTGCTAGATTAGTCATCCAGGCCGGCGTGCTTCCAGCGCTGAGTGCTCTTGCTCAAAGTACCAGCATTGGTGTACGACGCGCGACTGGAAGCGTTTATCTTGGTCTTGTAACCGAACAAACGAACCGAGGAAAAGTTATCCAGGGTGGTGGTATCAAAGCACTTTTACATATTGCTCAAAGGGCCACATACGACCGACCTCCAAATGCACCGGACGTTTTAACGCCCCATGATCTACTACCGCTTCAGGCACTTGCGAAGCTCACTATTACCCATCCTCCCAATCTATTATTCGGTAACTCTCCGAGATCAGCTATCGGTCCGTTGTCTACTCTGTTATCTCATAGTGATGCGACCACGCTTCAGCAATTCGAGGCCCTTATGGCGTTGACCAATATAGCCGGGGTAGACCCAGAAGGTGTACTCAAACCAGTTGGTGCTCGTCGAATCGAGGAGCTTATGCTAGATGAACACAAAATGCTCCGACGTGCGGCAGTTGAATTGCTGTGCAACCTAGTTGGTTCGGATGAAATCTGGAAGCGATACACAGGGGAGGGAGAAGAGGACAATCAAGCCGGTAAAGCCGTGCAGTCCCGGCTTCACGTTTTGATGGCCCTTTCCGATGTGGAAGATTTGCCGACCCGCCGCGCCGCAAGCGGAGCGCTCGCGATGCTTACATCATCCTCTTCAGTTGTTGATTCTTTGCTCGAGCTGGAGCGTGGGCCATCACGGTTAATGAAGGTAGTCAGGGAACTGGTATATCCAAATG ATGACCAAGACAGTGAAGATGAGGGCGAAGAAGAGCCTATGGAACATGACGCCTCTCTCACGCTTCGTGGGGCAACAATTGCATGCAACGTGTTGACTAGAGCCCCTTCTCACTTCAAGCAGGACTTGGTTGACGCAAGCCAAGAAACGGGACTTCTGGGTGCCCTGCTGCAAACAGTTCAAACTGGCGATGACGCCTCCAAACGGCCAGCTGCTGAAGCCCTAGTTTGGATCGGCAGGGCTCAAGGtcaaataccatcaatatag